In Natrinema salaciae, the following are encoded in one genomic region:
- a CDS encoding metallophosphoesterase, translated as MPDDPRRSASASTPARVEPVPGEPAATATVGGERAVLVADYHAGYEAGLRYERGVDVPSRAPDRRERLLALLERTRPDRLLVLGDLMHSIGDPGGAERGELEVLFESFPAELSVTVVKGNHDGRIETWLADGDDIRADVTVVPGDGVVLDDVGVCHGHTWPAPAVLESDVLCLGHEHPCVRLEDEVGGSRVERAWLRGRLDPAPFRDRPEYEGVSWLERVDESPPEMVVFPAFNDLVGGTWINVAGQSFLSPFVPAGLAEGEAYLLDGTRLGPYESV; from the coding sequence ATGCCGGACGATCCCCGCCGTTCCGCGTCCGCGTCGACACCGGCCCGCGTCGAACCCGTTCCCGGCGAACCGGCCGCGACGGCCACGGTCGGCGGCGAGCGCGCCGTACTCGTCGCCGACTACCACGCCGGCTACGAGGCCGGACTCCGATACGAGCGCGGCGTCGACGTGCCCAGCCGCGCGCCCGACCGTCGGGAGCGGCTACTGGCGCTGCTCGAGCGGACCCGTCCCGATCGCCTGCTCGTCCTCGGCGACCTCATGCACTCGATCGGCGATCCGGGCGGCGCCGAACGCGGCGAGTTGGAGGTGCTGTTCGAGTCGTTCCCTGCCGAGCTCTCGGTCACCGTCGTCAAGGGCAACCACGACGGCCGAATCGAAACCTGGCTGGCGGACGGCGACGATATCCGAGCCGACGTCACCGTCGTTCCCGGTGACGGCGTCGTGCTCGACGACGTCGGTGTCTGTCACGGTCACACGTGGCCAGCGCCGGCGGTCCTCGAGAGCGACGTCCTCTGTCTGGGTCACGAACACCCCTGTGTGCGACTCGAGGACGAGGTGGGCGGGAGCCGCGTCGAGCGCGCGTGGCTCCGCGGCCGGCTGGACCCTGCCCCGTTTCGCGACCGCCCCGAGTACGAGGGGGTGTCGTGGCTCGAGCGGGTCGACGAATCGCCGCCCGAGATGGTCGTGTTCCCGGCGTTCAACGATCTCGTGGGCGGAACCTGGATCAACGTCGCCGGCCAGTCGTTTCTCTCACCGTTCGTCCCGGCCGGGCTGGCGGAGGGCGAAGCCTACCTGCTGGACGGGACGCGGCTCGGGCCGTACGAA